ACATGGCTTACTCAGGTCCGTCGGTTCATCGTTGTCCACATGTCCTGTGGACAGGTGCGTGGACAATGCGTTGAGTTTTCAAAAAAAGCGAAACGAAACAACGGAGTGTGTGTGCTGCGCGACTTGCGTGCAGCGGTTTTCGGTTTGCCCGATCTGCTTTCCGCGGTTTTCCGGCCAGCCCGGTTTCGGACGATACGCTGGAACGACCGTGGGAAGCAGGTCCGCGGGTATTTTACTGATTTCGATGCGCGGGGCAATTTAGATGAGGGGTGTAGGGCGATTGAGGGGGAATCTGTTGCATCGGGCACAGTGACATCGATATTCGGTATATTCGTGCCAACCAGTTACCTTTTCGGAGTGTCGAGGTGAAACCTTCCGAGGCCATGCGCGGGCATCGCGCTGAAATCCGAAGCATCGTCGCCGACCATCATGCCTGCAATGCGCGCGTGTTCGGCTCGGCCGCCACTGGCGAAGATAGCGAAGACAGCGACCTCGATCTGCTCGTCGATCCGACGCCGGAGACGAGTTTGCTTGATATCGCGCGCATCCAGCGGCGGCTCGAAGCCTTGCTCGGCGTTTCGGTCGACGTTCTAACGCCGTTGGCCTTGCCCGAATCGTTCCGTACGCAAGTTGTCAGCGAGGCGGTGCCGGTGTGAAGAAAAACGATTTGCGTATCGCCGACTACCTCGATCACATGCTCGAAGCGATCGGCAGAATTGAACGTTACACGCGCGGCATGACGTCAGACGCCTTTGCCGCCGAGTCACTCGTGCAGGACGCCCCAATCCGCAATCTGGAGATCATTGGCGAAGCCGCGCGCAACGTGGAACGCCATCACGCGAACTTCGCGGCGAGGCATGCAGATGTACCTTGGGAAGACATGTACCTGATGCGCAATCGGATCTCGCACGGTTACTTTTCGGTGGATCCAGCCGTGGTCTGGCAAACCATCGTGCGTGATCTGCCTGTGCTGAAAGAGCAAATTGCAAGGATTCGCGAGCAGACGCCTTAACGCCTGCCCACGTGCCGCCACTTACTTCTTCTTGCTCTCCAGTTCATCCCACCGCTCGATCGCCACGAGCAGCTCGTCGTCGATGGCCGCATAGCGCTCGGTCAGCCGCGCGCCCTCCTGCGCGTCCTTGACGAAGATCGAACCTTCTTCGATCTGCGCGCCGATCGCCTTCTGCTCCGCTTCGAGCGCCGCGATCTGTCCTGGCAGTGCCTCCAGCTCGCGCTGTTCCTTGAATGAAAGCTTCACGGTTCGCTGGGCGTTGCGACCGGCCGCGCTGTCCTTGGGCGCGGCTTCCTTCGGCTGCTCTTTGGGCGCGTCCTGTTGCGCGATCTGCTCCGAACGGTCGCGCTGGATCTGCCAGTCCGTAAAGCCGCCGACATATTCGCGCCACTTGCCCCCGCCTTCCGAAGCGATCACCGACGTCACCACGTTGTCGAGGAACGCGCGGTCGTGGCTCACCAGCAGCACCGTGCCGTCGTAGTCCGTGAGCAGTTCTTCGAGCAGTTCGAGCGTCGGGATGTCGAGGTCGTTGGTCGGTTCGTCGAGCACCAGCACGTTCGCCGGCCGCGCAAAGAGACGCGCCAGCAGCAGCCGGTTGCGTTCGCCGCCCGACAGCGATTTGACGGGCGACCGCGCACGCTCCGGCGCGAACAGGAAGTCGCCGAGATAGCTCA
This genomic interval from Paraburkholderia sabiae contains the following:
- a CDS encoding nucleotidyltransferase family protein is translated as MKPSEAMRGHRAEIRSIVADHHACNARVFGSAATGEDSEDSDLDLLVDPTPETSLLDIARIQRRLEALLGVSVDVLTPLALPESFRTQVVSEAVPV
- a CDS encoding HepT-like ribonuclease domain-containing protein; its protein translation is MKKNDLRIADYLDHMLEAIGRIERYTRGMTSDAFAAESLVQDAPIRNLEIIGEAARNVERHHANFAARHADVPWEDMYLMRNRISHGYFSVDPAVVWQTIVRDLPVLKEQIARIREQTP